Proteins from one Thermobifida alba genomic window:
- a CDS encoding NlpC/P60 family protein encodes MLRMFVRMPPSDDGSCATRLALGVGLLAAGVVGIAVIVIPLATVNQSVANLTAGGLSCTSETEQVAASGYAEDSIPENYLEIYQQVGEEKGVPWNVLAGIGQVESHHGRWEGPGITEGHNDWGAAGPMQFGALDGSAAGNSWGGEPIMPVEDRPEEGYGQDGNGDGVVNVYDPADAIPAAADYLLAHGAEDDLRQAIYAYNHAWWYVEDVLEWAEKYADGDYTAGASVATAVNCTLTADGGIIGTAPDDLTQAVVDWALAQRGKPYVWGGTGPNGFDCSGLVMRAYESIGVTIPRVSQDQWNYGPRIPKGQEQPGDLVFFDVQRPGEPPGPGHVGMVIGDGLMVEAWCTNCGPIAVREYDSPNRSPIMGFTRPLEAPEAKAQLENRE; translated from the coding sequence ATGCTCAGGATGTTCGTCCGCATGCCCCCGTCCGACGACGGCAGTTGCGCCACCCGCCTCGCGCTCGGCGTGGGACTGCTCGCCGCGGGCGTGGTGGGCATCGCGGTGATCGTCATTCCGCTGGCCACGGTCAACCAGAGCGTCGCCAACCTCACCGCTGGCGGTCTGAGTTGCACCAGCGAGACCGAGCAGGTGGCGGCCTCCGGATACGCCGAGGACTCCATCCCCGAGAATTACCTGGAGATCTACCAGCAGGTCGGCGAGGAGAAGGGCGTTCCCTGGAACGTCCTCGCCGGGATCGGCCAGGTGGAGAGCCATCACGGCCGCTGGGAGGGGCCGGGCATCACCGAGGGCCACAACGACTGGGGTGCCGCCGGGCCGATGCAGTTCGGTGCGTTGGACGGATCGGCGGCGGGCAACAGTTGGGGCGGCGAACCGATCATGCCGGTCGAGGACCGTCCCGAGGAGGGCTACGGCCAGGACGGCAACGGCGACGGCGTGGTGAACGTGTACGACCCGGCGGACGCCATCCCGGCTGCGGCCGACTACCTGCTCGCCCACGGCGCCGAGGACGACCTCCGCCAGGCGATCTACGCCTACAACCACGCCTGGTGGTATGTGGAAGATGTGCTGGAGTGGGCGGAGAAGTACGCCGATGGCGACTACACCGCAGGCGCTTCGGTCGCCACCGCGGTCAACTGCACGCTGACCGCGGACGGTGGCATCATCGGCACCGCGCCGGACGACCTCACCCAGGCGGTGGTGGACTGGGCGCTGGCCCAGCGCGGCAAGCCCTACGTGTGGGGCGGCACCGGTCCGAACGGATTCGACTGCTCCGGACTGGTGATGCGGGCCTACGAGAGCATCGGTGTGACGATCCCACGCGTCTCCCAAGACCAGTGGAACTACGGCCCCAGAATCCCCAAAGGACAGGAGCAGCCGGGAGACCTGGTCTTCTTCGACGTGCAGCGCCCCGGAGAACCCCCGGGGCCGGGACACGTCGGCATGGTCATCGGCGACGGCCTGATGGTCGAGGCGTGGTGCACCAACTGCGGGCCGATCGCGGTCCGCGAATACGACAGTCCCAACAGATCACCGATCATGGGATTCACCCGGCCACTGGAAGCACCGGAAGCTAAGGCGCAGTTGGAGAATCGTGAGTAA
- a CDS encoding zeta toxin family protein: MSTVALGDEGIRKPFVDGGTPRLASQERHHRNELERLLKTILGRHRSLWSRAATPAERRELLTQARPYQDELKDLVFLSPEDQQRILRDYPAVADSLVAEGRAPVSEVREPSDAELAEIFADHYRAKVTGEPRTTPRVFLFGGQQGSGKTEMQKDALRVLGRGAVSYDGDDNAEFHPDYEDLMRADDVNVQPLLAELTSPLHDMVLDHVTAHRYDTVASHPLQRLEWARLWVDRFRDAGYHVSVVYLAVHESTSLLATVDRFQTDWRERYGFGRWVEPESHDASYRLVPDTAHTLEAEGYVDSMRVISRDGRVLYENHLGPDGRMRDALGARRAIETERNRRRTSQEIADFAARLRRLRRTAPSWAQPVLVDAERRHRAVAA, encoded by the coding sequence TTGAGTACCGTTGCTCTGGGCGATGAAGGCATCAGGAAGCCTTTCGTTGATGGTGGTACTCCCCGGCTGGCCTCCCAAGAACGCCACCACCGCAACGAACTAGAACGCCTCCTCAAGACCATCCTCGGCCGCCATCGAAGTCTGTGGTCCCGTGCCGCCACTCCCGCGGAGCGGCGGGAGCTCCTGACTCAGGCCCGCCCCTATCAGGATGAGCTCAAGGACCTGGTCTTCCTCTCACCTGAGGACCAGCAGCGGATTCTGCGCGACTATCCGGCCGTCGCCGACTCCCTGGTTGCCGAGGGCCGCGCCCCCGTCTCCGAGGTTCGCGAGCCGTCCGACGCCGAACTGGCCGAGATCTTCGCCGACCACTACCGGGCCAAGGTCACCGGGGAGCCCAGAACCACCCCCCGCGTGTTCCTGTTCGGCGGGCAGCAGGGTTCGGGCAAGACCGAGATGCAAAAAGACGCGCTGCGCGTCCTCGGCCGGGGCGCGGTGAGCTACGACGGCGACGACAACGCCGAGTTCCACCCCGACTACGAGGACCTGATGCGCGCGGACGACGTCAACGTGCAACCGCTGCTCGCCGAGTTGACGAGTCCGCTGCACGACATGGTCCTGGACCACGTCACCGCACACCGCTACGACACGGTGGCCAGCCACCCCCTGCAACGCCTGGAGTGGGCACGCCTGTGGGTGGACCGGTTCCGGGATGCCGGGTACCACGTCAGCGTCGTCTACCTGGCCGTGCACGAGTCCACGAGTCTGCTCGCCACCGTGGACCGCTTCCAGACCGACTGGCGGGAGCGGTACGGCTTCGGCCGGTGGGTGGAACCGGAGTCGCACGACGCGAGTTACCGCCTGGTGCCGGACACCGCGCACACGCTGGAAGCCGAGGGCTACGTCGACTCGATGCGCGTGATCTCCCGCGACGGGCGGGTGCTGTACGAGAACCATCTCGGCCCCGACGGGCGGATGCGTGACGCGCTCGGCGCCCGCCGAGCCATCGAGACTGAACGGAACCGCCGCCGGACCTCCCAGGAGATCGCGGACTTCGCGGCGCGCCTGCGCCGCCTGCGGCGCACCGCCCCGAGTTGGGCGCAACCGGTGCTTGTCGACGCCGAACGGCGGCACCGGGCCGTCGCTGCCTAG
- a CDS encoding winged helix-turn-helix domain-containing protein: MDQRSIPDGYGPDSELDYEGPDPVWLQLAAVLIARIGRGDYQPNRPIPSITQLVQEFGLARGTVRKSVALLEAQGYVRTVPGKGSYVLPRK; the protein is encoded by the coding sequence ATGGACCAGAGGTCTATACCCGACGGATACGGACCAGACAGCGAGCTTGACTACGAGGGACCCGACCCCGTGTGGCTGCAACTCGCAGCCGTCCTGATCGCACGGATCGGACGAGGGGACTACCAGCCGAATCGCCCGATCCCCAGCATCACCCAGCTCGTCCAGGAGTTCGGGTTGGCGAGGGGAACCGTACGGAAGAGCGTCGCCCTGCTGGAGGCACAGGGGTATGTGCGCACCGTCCCCGGCAAGGGGAGTTATGTCCTCCCTCGCAAGTGA
- a CDS encoding DUF3427 domain-containing protein, with product MPHPPRGSRPAAGLYESLLTDRLEQYVETLSAQGWQAVREEVGDHSAPHVLARYVADRVEQALHRLEPEERVAAANRLLDLLDPLDGTGDDRPERVADGPRRLLALVGGEEDAPPRRPAIPLSEAALLTNAPDEPRLGSELRRELDTADRVDLLCAFIKWHGLRWLEQPLRAAHARGVPVRVITTTYLGATERRALDRLATEFGAEVKVNYETRATRLHAKAWLFWRDSGYHTAYVGSSNLSRTALLDGLEWNVRLSAVATPAVLRKFAATFDSYWNDPAFEAYRPDRDTARLDEALAEAGGRRPSDRRITLSGLAVRPFPHQRDMLERLEVERAVHGRNRNLLVAATGTGKTVLAALDYRNLRHRYGERPTLLFVAHRREILEHARRTYQEVLDDAEFGELLVGTERPRAWRHVFAGIQALTARRPWPFAPDHFDVVVVDEFHHAQAASYRALLDHVRPRELLGLTATPERADGVNVQDAFFDGRIAAELRLWEALDNDLLSPFHYFGVTDTTDLSGVPWRRGDYAADALDRLFTGNDARARLVLRAVRDKVADPHRMRALGFCVSVAHAEYMAEFFRRAGLNARALSGKTPERERREVLDGLRGGTVQAVFSVDLFNEGVDLPDVDTLLLLRPTSSATVFLQQLGRGLRRTPDKAVLTVLDLVGQHRREFRFENRFRALTNLTRRRLVDAIERDFPHLPSGCQIVLEPKAKETVLANIRERIALNARQLVREIRDHGTTDLGEYLAESGHDITEVYRSKRSWTGLLRLAGLLPGPAPDGEAALLRRVTGFLHVDDPVRAAAYTRLLADDAPDYADLDEGDRAFARMLFFSLWPNGGGFATYQEGLDRLRRHPAVRDELRQVVAYGLAHTRHVPVPLLLDTAPGLPLAVHASYSREEILSALGQSRLGGGLLPANFREGVRWCPDIATDALLITLDKDEKDFSPQTRYRDYALNERLFHWESQNRTADTSATGQRYQHHRDMGSHVLLFVRRSKSTEVGSAAPWMLLGPADYVEHTGSRPMAVTWRLHHAMPTDVWTYSTVRAG from the coding sequence GTGCCCCATCCCCCACGAGGCTCCCGCCCGGCCGCCGGGCTGTACGAGAGCCTGCTCACCGACCGGCTCGAACAGTACGTCGAAACCCTGTCCGCACAGGGTTGGCAGGCGGTACGCGAAGAGGTGGGCGACCACTCCGCCCCGCACGTCCTGGCCCGCTACGTCGCCGACCGGGTGGAACAGGCCCTGCACCGCCTGGAACCGGAGGAACGGGTGGCCGCCGCCAACCGCCTCCTCGACCTGCTCGACCCCCTGGACGGCACCGGGGACGACCGTCCAGAACGGGTGGCCGACGGCCCCCGGCGGTTGCTCGCCCTCGTCGGCGGGGAGGAGGACGCACCGCCCAGGCGTCCGGCCATCCCGCTGTCGGAGGCCGCGCTGCTCACCAACGCGCCCGACGAACCCCGCCTCGGCTCGGAACTGCGCCGGGAACTGGACACCGCCGACCGGGTCGACCTGCTGTGCGCCTTCATCAAGTGGCACGGGCTGCGCTGGCTGGAGCAGCCGCTGCGGGCCGCGCACGCCCGCGGGGTGCCGGTCCGCGTTATCACCACCACCTACCTCGGGGCGACCGAACGCCGCGCCCTGGACCGGCTGGCCACCGAGTTCGGCGCCGAGGTGAAGGTCAACTACGAGACCCGCGCCACCCGGCTGCACGCCAAGGCGTGGCTGTTCTGGCGCGACAGCGGCTACCACACCGCCTACGTCGGCAGCTCCAACCTGTCGCGGACGGCCCTGCTGGACGGCCTGGAGTGGAACGTGCGCCTGTCGGCGGTGGCCACCCCGGCGGTGCTGCGGAAGTTCGCGGCCACCTTCGACTCCTACTGGAACGACCCCGCCTTCGAGGCCTACCGGCCGGACCGCGACACCGCGCGACTCGACGAAGCCCTGGCCGAGGCGGGCGGCCGACGCCCCTCCGACCGCCGCATCACCCTGTCCGGGCTGGCGGTCCGGCCGTTCCCGCACCAGCGGGACATGCTGGAACGGTTGGAGGTCGAACGCGCCGTCCACGGCCGGAACCGCAACCTGCTGGTCGCCGCCACCGGGACCGGCAAGACCGTCCTGGCCGCCCTGGACTACCGGAACCTGCGCCACCGGTACGGGGAGCGGCCGACCCTGCTGTTCGTCGCGCACCGCCGGGAGATCCTGGAGCACGCGCGCCGCACCTACCAGGAGGTCCTCGACGACGCGGAGTTCGGGGAACTGCTCGTCGGCACCGAACGGCCCCGCGCCTGGCGGCACGTGTTCGCCGGAATCCAGGCCCTCACCGCGCGCCGCCCCTGGCCCTTCGCCCCCGACCACTTCGACGTGGTGGTGGTCGACGAGTTCCACCACGCGCAGGCCGCGAGCTACCGGGCGCTCCTCGACCACGTGCGCCCCCGCGAACTGCTGGGCCTCACCGCCACCCCGGAGCGGGCCGACGGCGTCAACGTCCAGGACGCGTTCTTCGACGGCCGCATCGCCGCGGAACTGCGGCTGTGGGAGGCCCTCGACAACGACCTGCTCAGCCCGTTCCACTACTTCGGGGTCACCGACACCACCGACCTGAGCGGGGTTCCCTGGCGGCGCGGCGACTACGCCGCGGACGCCCTGGACCGGCTGTTCACCGGCAACGACGCCCGCGCCCGCCTGGTGCTCAGGGCAGTGCGGGACAAGGTCGCCGACCCGCACCGCATGCGCGCCCTCGGCTTCTGCGTGTCCGTCGCGCACGCCGAGTACATGGCGGAGTTCTTCCGCAGGGCGGGCCTGAACGCCCGGGCCCTGTCCGGCAAGACCCCCGAACGGGAGCGCCGCGAGGTCCTCGACGGGCTGCGCGGCGGCACCGTCCAGGCGGTGTTCTCCGTCGACCTGTTCAACGAGGGCGTCGACCTCCCCGACGTGGACACCCTGCTGCTGCTCCGCCCCACCTCCAGCGCGACCGTGTTCCTCCAGCAGCTCGGCCGCGGCCTGCGGCGCACCCCGGACAAGGCGGTGCTGACCGTCCTCGACCTCGTCGGCCAGCACCGCCGGGAGTTCCGGTTCGAGAACCGGTTCCGGGCCCTGACCAACCTCACCCGCCGCCGCCTGGTCGACGCGATCGAACGGGACTTCCCGCACCTGCCGTCGGGCTGCCAGATCGTGCTGGAACCCAAGGCCAAGGAGACGGTCCTCGCCAACATCAGGGAGCGGATCGCCCTCAACGCACGACAACTGGTCCGGGAGATCCGCGACCACGGCACCACCGACCTGGGCGAGTACCTCGCCGAGAGCGGCCACGACATCACCGAGGTCTACCGTTCCAAGCGGTCGTGGACGGGCCTGCTGCGCCTCGCGGGCCTGCTGCCGGGCCCCGCCCCCGACGGGGAGGCCGCCCTGCTCCGGCGGGTGACCGGGTTCCTGCACGTCGACGACCCGGTGCGGGCCGCCGCCTACACGCGTCTGCTGGCCGACGACGCCCCCGACTACGCGGACCTGGACGAAGGCGACCGGGCTTTCGCCCGGATGCTGTTCTTCTCGCTGTGGCCGAACGGCGGCGGCTTCGCCACCTACCAGGAGGGGCTGGACCGGCTCCGGCGCCACCCGGCGGTCCGCGACGAACTGCGCCAGGTGGTCGCGTACGGCCTGGCGCACACCCGGCACGTGCCCGTGCCGCTGCTGCTGGACACCGCGCCCGGCCTGCCGCTGGCGGTGCACGCCTCCTACAGCCGCGAGGAGATCCTGTCCGCGCTGGGCCAGAGCCGCCTGGGCGGCGGACTGCTGCCCGCCAACTTCCGCGAGGGGGTGCGGTGGTGCCCGGACATCGCCACCGACGCGCTGCTGATCACCCTGGACAAGGACGAGAAGGACTTCTCACCGCAGACCCGCTACCGGGACTACGCGCTGAACGAGCGGCTGTTCCACTGGGAGTCGCAGAACCGGACCGCCGACACCTCCGCCACCGGGCAGCGCTACCAGCACCACCGGGACATGGGCAGCCACGTGCTGCTGTTCGTGCGCCGCAGCAAGAGCACCGAGGTCGGCTCCGCCGCACCGTGGATGCTGCTGGGCCCGGCCGACTACGTGGAGCACACGGGCAGCAGGCCGATGGCGGTCACCTGGCGGCTGCACCACGCGATGCCCACGGACGTGTGGACGTACTCCACGGTCCGGGCGGGGTGA
- a CDS encoding C2 family cysteine protease: protein MASTVSRSPHRGDSGASFVEYAGVIALVAAIALVLFASGIAERIAAGTQNTVAAILDGTGAETTAGGTPPRDGGQQYWNESNPDTGGNGQGNADPEPPVSHRGPPPGHPAGPPAEPYTGPDPADADPEVVEAVLDELEGCLDRWNADAPWFTGTCAYDLYSDLSPEEFAAVVAALSEEELGQLFASGPIPLEQEYFDLIEEIRRTASLDTIRRLRDSGVEMFAEPSLDRVNGDRASGASPNRVEYGQLDEYRLYGEDGQVSWEHVNQRALGDCWFMATLGAMAVQSPELVDEMIRENLNGTFTVTFPGREPITVTPDFPLDANGNLAFAGSLEHPPVIWPAVLEKAYAQLQGGDYANLENWHAGAAMDLFSEGFMQGYVPDFTDVDLDDLADRFDSGEAITFSTPPEIQWGGFPKDGTGKGDLVGRDGQPLIPGHVYFVIAVDAEADEVTLRNPWGPHTKDIVLSMDEVNENFAAMHATRLG from the coding sequence GTGGCGTCGACCGTGTCCCGAAGCCCCCACAGAGGCGACTCCGGTGCCTCGTTCGTTGAATACGCGGGAGTGATCGCCCTCGTCGCGGCCATCGCGCTCGTCCTCTTCGCTTCCGGGATCGCCGAGAGGATCGCGGCGGGGACGCAGAACACGGTCGCGGCCATCCTTGACGGCACCGGTGCGGAGACGACGGCGGGAGGGACACCGCCCCGGGACGGCGGGCAGCAGTACTGGAACGAGTCGAATCCCGACACTGGCGGCAATGGTCAGGGCAACGCGGACCCGGAACCTCCGGTTTCCCACCGGGGACCGCCGCCCGGGCATCCGGCGGGTCCGCCGGCCGAGCCCTACACCGGCCCCGACCCGGCGGACGCGGACCCCGAAGTGGTGGAAGCCGTCCTCGACGAGCTCGAAGGGTGCCTGGACCGGTGGAACGCGGACGCCCCCTGGTTCACCGGGACCTGTGCCTACGACCTCTACTCGGACCTTTCCCCGGAGGAGTTCGCGGCCGTCGTGGCGGCCCTGTCCGAGGAGGAGCTGGGGCAGCTCTTCGCCTCCGGACCGATCCCCCTGGAGCAGGAGTACTTCGACCTGATCGAGGAGATCCGGCGGACCGCCTCGCTGGACACGATCCGCCGGCTGCGGGACAGCGGCGTCGAGATGTTCGCCGAACCCTCACTGGACAGGGTGAACGGTGACAGGGCCTCGGGGGCGAGCCCCAACCGGGTCGAATACGGTCAGCTCGACGAGTACCGCCTGTACGGGGAGGACGGCCAGGTCTCCTGGGAGCACGTCAACCAGCGGGCGCTCGGCGACTGCTGGTTCATGGCGACCCTGGGGGCGATGGCGGTGCAGAGTCCGGAACTGGTGGACGAGATGATCCGGGAAAACCTCAACGGCACCTTCACCGTGACCTTCCCCGGGCGGGAGCCGATCACGGTGACCCCCGACTTCCCGCTCGACGCGAACGGCAACCTCGCGTTCGCGGGCTCCCTGGAGCATCCCCCGGTGATCTGGCCCGCGGTCCTGGAGAAGGCCTACGCGCAGTTGCAGGGCGGAGACTACGCGAACCTGGAGAACTGGCACGCGGGCGCGGCGATGGACCTGTTCTCGGAAGGTTTCATGCAGGGGTATGTGCCGGACTTCACCGACGTCGACCTCGACGACCTGGCTGACCGGTTCGACTCGGGGGAGGCGATCACCTTCTCCACCCCACCGGAGATCCAGTGGGGGGGCTTCCCCAAGGACGGGACCGGAAAGGGAGACCTCGTGGGCCGGGACGGGCAGCCCCTGATCCCAGGCCACGTCTACTTCGTCATCGCAGTCGACGCCGAAGCCGACGAGGTGACGCTCCGCAACCCGTGGGGTCCCCACACCAAGGACATCGTGCTCAGCATGGACGAGGTCAACGAGAATTTCGCCGCGATGCACGCCACCCGGCTCGGATGA
- a CDS encoding DUF3054 domain-containing protein translates to MRSLPAAVVDAAVVLLFVLIGRSSHGEANTLLDVVVTLWPFAASLTLGWLVTRAWRLPIAPLRTGLGVWAITVAAGMALRALSGGGIAVSFIAVTSLFLAAGLIGWRAAATLVLSRRTTAPSPR, encoded by the coding sequence ATGCGTTCTCTTCCGGCCGCCGTTGTCGACGCCGCCGTGGTCCTCCTGTTCGTGCTGATCGGACGGTCCAGCCACGGTGAAGCCAACACGCTGCTCGACGTCGTCGTCACCCTGTGGCCGTTCGCCGCCTCCCTCACTCTGGGTTGGCTGGTGACCAGGGCGTGGCGCCTGCCCATCGCTCCGCTCCGCACCGGGCTGGGCGTGTGGGCCATCACCGTCGCCGCGGGCATGGCGCTGCGCGCCCTGTCCGGCGGCGGCATCGCCGTGTCGTTCATCGCGGTGACCTCGCTGTTCCTCGCCGCCGGGCTCATCGGCTGGCGCGCCGCCGCCACCCTGGTGCTGTCCCGCCGCACGACCGCCCCCAGTCCTCGGTGA
- a CDS encoding S1 family peptidase: protein MKPPSAHTTARTLLACALAATTLAASTAPSSAQETPQDATQEATQEAALRRDLGLSDSEVAQLRAAESEAMDHAEEWRAALGDDFGGVYLDPESGEVTVAVTDPAAVPAVEQAGAEPEVVDFGEAALNDFVDSLNAVADEADPQITGWYTDLANDSVVITTYRGGTAAAEELAARAGVDERALRITEDTGQPRLFANIIGGNPYYFGGYRCSIGFSVRRGSEAGFATAGHCGSTGTTVSSPRGTVAGSYFPGRDMGWVRITSADTVTPLVNRYNGGTVTVTGSQEAAVGSSVCRSGSTTGWRCGTIQSKNQTIHYAEGTVTGLTRTTACAEGGDSGGPWLTGSQAQGVTSGGTGNCRLGGVTYFQPINPLLSYFGLQLVTG from the coding sequence GTGAAGCCACCCTCCGCCCACACAACCGCTCGCACCCTCCTCGCCTGCGCGCTGGCGGCGACCACGCTGGCCGCCTCGACCGCCCCCTCCTCCGCCCAGGAGACCCCCCAGGACGCCACCCAGGAGGCCACCCAGGAGGCCGCGCTGCGACGCGACCTCGGTCTGTCCGACTCCGAGGTCGCCCAGTTGCGCGCCGCCGAGTCCGAGGCGATGGACCACGCGGAGGAGTGGCGCGCCGCCCTCGGCGACGACTTCGGCGGCGTCTACCTGGACCCCGAGAGCGGGGAGGTCACCGTCGCGGTCACCGACCCCGCCGCCGTGCCCGCCGTCGAACAGGCGGGGGCCGAGCCCGAGGTCGTCGACTTCGGCGAGGCCGCGCTGAACGACTTCGTGGACTCCCTCAACGCGGTCGCCGACGAAGCCGACCCGCAGATCACCGGCTGGTACACCGACCTCGCCAACGACTCGGTGGTCATCACCACCTACCGGGGCGGCACCGCGGCCGCCGAGGAGCTGGCGGCCCGGGCCGGAGTCGACGAACGCGCCCTGCGGATCACCGAGGACACCGGGCAGCCGCGCCTGTTCGCCAACATCATCGGCGGCAACCCCTACTACTTCGGGGGCTACCGCTGCTCCATCGGCTTCTCGGTCCGCAGGGGCTCGGAGGCCGGCTTCGCCACCGCCGGCCACTGCGGCTCGACGGGCACCACCGTCAGCAGCCCCAGGGGCACCGTCGCCGGATCGTACTTCCCCGGGCGGGACATGGGCTGGGTGCGCATCACCAGCGCCGACACCGTCACCCCCCTCGTCAACCGCTACAACGGGGGGACCGTGACGGTCACCGGATCGCAGGAGGCCGCCGTCGGCTCCTCCGTCTGCCGTTCCGGCTCCACGACCGGGTGGCGCTGCGGCACCATCCAGTCGAAGAACCAGACCATCCACTACGCCGAGGGCACGGTCACCGGCCTGACCCGCACCACCGCCTGCGCCGAGGGCGGCGACTCCGGCGGCCCCTGGCTCACCGGCTCCCAGGCCCAGGGCGTGACCTCGGGCGGCACCGGCAACTGCCGGCTCGGCGGCGTCACCTACTTCCAGCCCATCAACCCGCTCCTGTCCTACTTCGGCCTGCAACTGGTCACCGGCTGA
- a CDS encoding S9 family peptidase: MSFPRQYARTQRFSIGVPRSFQISPDGRRVAFLRGRHGTDTATCLWVAEPDGTERVVADPRTIGDTGEDLPPEERARRERLREAGGGIVSYSVDEAFTRAVFTLSGKLYSVELDGSAAPRELPAASPVIDPVLAPTGRSVAYVSGGAVHVLDVADGGDRVVAAPDGQNVTWGLAEFIAAEEMGRYRGLWWSPDGTFLLAARVDDTPVRRWHISDPGSPETAAQTVAYPAAGTDNAEVRLAVLRADGSGEPVWVEWDRAELPYLVTAGWTDRLDGAATVVLTVQDRAQRTLRAFAADPLTGSVRDLWTETSDVWVEIMPGVPAFDASGAALRFGVDASGERVLYRGDRVVSAPGQYVRAVLDVDGSRVLYSASPPQEPQDVRLWLYDGREDTRVEVGFPGADDPAGVHSGRLRGGTLVVQRRDLSAPGVRTAIVRGAAAEQPVVEVASLAERPELPGVNVRLRRLGERRIPAALVLPSWHTPDSDPLPVLLDPYGGPHAQRVLGAQGAYLTSQWFAEQGFAVLVADGRGTPGVGLAWEQAIHTDMAGTVLEDQVAALQAAPEAFGVRLDLTRVGIRGWSFGGYLAALAVLRRPDVFHAAVAGAPVTDWRLYDTHYTERYLGHPDADPERYARESLLADAPGLERPLMLIHGLADDNVVFAHTQRLSSALLAAGRPHTVLPLSGATHMASDPTVSENLLLLQVEFLRDALRLG; the protein is encoded by the coding sequence ATGAGCTTCCCACGTCAGTACGCCCGTACCCAGCGTTTCAGCATCGGCGTGCCCCGTTCGTTCCAGATCTCCCCCGACGGCCGGCGGGTGGCGTTCCTGCGGGGCCGGCACGGCACGGACACCGCGACCTGCCTGTGGGTCGCCGAGCCGGACGGCACGGAGCGGGTGGTCGCCGACCCGCGCACGATCGGCGACACCGGTGAGGACCTGCCGCCGGAGGAGCGGGCCCGGCGGGAACGGCTGCGCGAGGCGGGCGGCGGCATCGTCTCCTACAGCGTCGACGAGGCGTTCACCCGCGCGGTCTTCACCCTGTCCGGCAAGCTCTACAGCGTGGAGCTGGACGGCTCGGCCGCTCCCCGGGAGCTGCCCGCGGCCTCCCCGGTCATCGACCCGGTGCTGGCGCCCACGGGCCGGTCGGTGGCCTACGTCAGCGGCGGCGCGGTCCACGTGCTGGACGTCGCCGACGGCGGCGACCGGGTCGTGGCCGCCCCCGACGGGCAGAACGTCACCTGGGGCCTGGCCGAGTTCATCGCCGCCGAGGAGATGGGCCGCTACCGGGGCCTGTGGTGGTCCCCGGACGGGACCTTCCTGCTCGCCGCCCGCGTCGACGACACCCCGGTGCGGCGCTGGCACATCAGCGACCCGGGCAGCCCGGAGACCGCCGCGCAGACGGTCGCCTACCCGGCGGCGGGCACGGACAACGCCGAGGTGCGGCTGGCGGTGCTGCGCGCGGACGGCTCCGGGGAGCCGGTGTGGGTGGAGTGGGACCGTGCGGAGCTGCCGTACCTGGTCACCGCGGGGTGGACGGACCGGCTGGACGGCGCCGCGACGGTGGTCCTCACCGTGCAGGACCGCGCCCAGCGCACCCTGCGCGCGTTCGCCGCGGACCCGCTGACCGGCTCCGTGCGGGACCTGTGGACGGAGACCTCCGACGTCTGGGTGGAGATCATGCCGGGCGTCCCGGCGTTCGACGCCTCGGGCGCGGCCCTGCGCTTCGGGGTGGACGCCTCCGGCGAACGGGTGCTGTACCGGGGCGACCGGGTGGTGAGCGCTCCCGGCCAGTACGTCCGGGCGGTGCTGGACGTGGACGGCTCCCGGGTGCTGTACTCGGCGTCGCCGCCGCAGGAGCCGCAGGACGTGCGGCTGTGGCTGTACGACGGCCGCGAGGACACCCGCGTCGAGGTGGGCTTCCCCGGCGCCGACGACCCCGCCGGGGTGCACTCGGGGCGGCTGCGCGGCGGCACCCTGGTGGTGCAGCGCCGCGACCTGTCCGCCCCGGGGGTGCGCACCGCGATCGTGCGGGGCGCGGCGGCGGAGCAGCCGGTCGTCGAGGTGGCGAGCCTCGCCGAACGCCCCGAACTGCCGGGGGTGAACGTGCGGCTGCGGCGGCTGGGCGAGCGGCGCATCCCCGCCGCGCTGGTGCTGCCGTCCTGGCACACGCCCGACTCCGATCCGCTGCCGGTGCTGCTGGACCCCTACGGCGGTCCGCACGCCCAGCGCGTGCTCGGCGCCCAGGGCGCCTACCTGACCTCGCAGTGGTTCGCCGAGCAGGGGTTCGCGGTCCTGGTCGCCGACGGGCGGGGCACCCCCGGCGTCGGCCTGGCCTGGGAGCAGGCGATCCACACCGACATGGCGGGGACGGTGCTGGAGGACCAGGTGGCGGCGCTGCAGGCCGCGCCGGAGGCGTTCGGGGTGCGGCTGGACCTGACGCGGGTGGGCATCCGGGGCTGGTCGTTCGGCGGGTACCTGGCGGCGCTGGCGGTGCTGCGCCGGCCGGACGTGTTCCACGCGGCGGTGGCGGGTGCGCCGGTCACCGACTGGCGGCTGTACGACACCCACTACACCGAGCGCTACCTGGGGCACCCGGACGCCGACCCGGAGCGCTACGCCCGGGAGTCGCTGCTGGCGGACGCGCCCGGGCTGGAGCGTCCGCTGATGCTGATCCACGGTCTGGCCGACGACAACGTGGTGTTCGCGCACACGCAGCGGCTGTCCTCGGCGCTGCTGGCGGCGGGGCGTCCGCACACGGTGCTGCCGCTGTCCGGGGCCACGCACATGGCCAGCGACCCGACGGTCTCGGAGAACCTGCTGCTCCTGCAGGTGGAGTTCCTCCGTGACGCACTGCGACTGGGCTGA